In Marispirochaeta aestuarii, the genomic window CTATCATATAACCCGTGGCCTTTTGGGCGGCCTCCAGAATCGTCGTACCGATACCCGTGGTTGCGTAATAATGGTCGGTTTCGTAGCGGGGCTCTTCAATGGATTCGCCGTGTACAACGGATATCCGTAAAGTTACCGTAAGCTCCGTCTCGATGGCGGAGATTCCCACCTCTCCGTCCCCCTGGGCGGCATGGCCGTCCCCGGCGGAAAAGAGGGCCCCTTCGACCCAAACCGGCAGGTAGAGGCTCGTACCCGCCGTCAGGTAGCGGATGTCCATGTTGCCCCCGTGCTTCCCCGGCGGCCCGGTGCGGAACTCGCCCCTCTCAGCCGGTGCCGTCCCCAGTACCCCGCAGAAGGGGGCCAGTTTTACCCGTACATGTTCGTTGAACCAGGCGTAGCCTGACTCTTTGTCGTATCTCCAGGCCTTGAAGTAGTCTCTTTCAAGCAGCTCAGGCAAAAGACCCTTGCCGGGTCCGCTGACCGACCAGCCCCAGTCCCCCAGCTCGTACTCGAGAATATCCACCTTCAGTACATCCCCCGGCCCGGCCCCTTCAACGAAAACCGGTCCGGTAAGGGGGTGAATCCTCCCGGTATCCCTGGCGGCGATGTCCGCCGCTGTGGAGTCGGGTGTAAAGGCCCCGTCCGAGGCGTCCCGGGTCTCCATGCTGATCAGGTCGCCGGACTTTATGTTCAGCACCGGGGGAATATCCCTGTTCCAGCGGGTGTGGATGTTCTTCTCCTCCCGGGATAAAAAGTGATGCCGTATCATGCGGTCTGAAAAATGATCCATATCTTCTGCCCCTTACAGAGTATATCGGCGGTGGATATAAAAAAAGACAGGCCGGGAGACTGCCCCGGCCTGTTCACGAAAAATGTTGCTGTTTCCTGTTTCAGGAGAGAATAGTAAATAGCCTAGGAAATCGCTTCCACGTCCTTGCGCATGGATGCAAGGTCCGAGGCGTCGACGCTGATATTTCCGCCGCCAACGTTCTCTTCTATCTGGGGAATCTTCCGGGCGCCCCCCAGGACGTTTACGTTGTCCCCTGTCCCCTGGGACATGGTCCATGCCAGTACCAGCTCGGTCATGGAGCAGCCGTACTTTTCCAGCAGGGGCTGCCACTTCTTCTTCAGGTCCTGAATCCGGGCCAGTTTGTCCTTCTGGTACCATTCGATCTTGCTCTTTGCAAGGCCCATGTTCACAGTACTTTCCGGGCCGTATTTACCCGTTAGAACGCCCCGTTCCAGGGGAGAGTAGGCCTGGAAGGTTACGCCGTGCTCCTTGCAGAGACCGAAGAACTTCTCTTCCACGCCCCGGTCCAGCATGCTGTACTTCTCCTGGATCAGGTCCAGCTGGCCGTTGTTCACGTACTCCATGAACTGCTCACGGTTCAGGTTGGAAGCGCCGATGGCGCGAATCTTTCCCTGGGCCTTCAGGTCCATCAGGTATCCCATGGTCTCGCTGATGGGGAAGGGGTAGTCCTCGGTGGCCTGCCAGTGGACAATGTAGAGGTCCAGGTAGTCCGTATCCAGCCGCTTAAGGCTCCACTCGATCTCCTCCGCCAGACGGGCGGGGCTCGCGTTCCGGACAATCTTTACGCCGTCCCGTTCCATCAGAAGGCCGCCTTCGTCGATGTCCCAGCGGATTCCGCACTTGGTTGCCAGCACGTACTGATCCCGGCGACCTTTCAGGGCCTTGCCCACAACCTCTTCGCTGTGGCCCAGTCCGTAGGCCGGGGCGGTGTCCACCAGGGTAATTCCCAGTTCCCGGGCGCGGTGGATCGTCTTGATGGATTCCGCATCGTCGCTGGGACCCCAGTTGCTGTCTCCTCCGATGGCCCAGGCGCCCAGGCCCAGGGCGGAAGCTTCGATACCGGATTTTCCGATTTTCATCATCTTCATAAAAATAACTCCTGCAAAAAATTATGCTGAAAAATATTGCTTACAGTTTGTATCACATATAGGTCGGCATTGCCACACGGGGTATCCAGAGCATCAGGTCCGGCAGGAATACCGCCACGGCCAGCACGAACAGAGAAATCAGGTAAAAGGGCACCATGGCGCGGGTCGCCTTGGCAATCGAAAGCTCCGCCAGGTCCGCCGAAATCAGAAGGCACAGACCGTAGGGCGGGGTTATAAGCCCTATAGCCAGGGTCAGGACGACAACGATTCCCATATGGTAGGGATTAATTCCCGCGGTCGCGGTAATCTGCCCGATAATCGGCTGCAGAATAATAATCGCCGGAATGGCATCCATAAACGTCCCGATTACCAGAAAGATAATTACCACCGTCAAAAAGATCAGGTAGGTGGAATCCAGCATACCCGCGTTCCCCATGAACTCCACGACCATCTCCGGAATGTTGTAGAAGGCAAGCACCCATCCCCACAGCGAGGCCGCTGCCACGCAGAAGAGGGAGAGGGAGAAAAGCCCGAGGCTGGTTTTAAAGGTCTCGTAAATCTTTTTAAGGCTTGCCTCGCGGTACAGAAGCGCCAGAACCAGGGCGTAGAGCACGGTAATGGAGGATGCCTCTGTAGCGGTAAATATGCCGAAGATAATGCCGCCTATAACGATTATGGGGATAAACAACGCCAGAATGGCCAGTTTGGAGTGTTTCCAGAGCCGTTTAAAGGAAAACTTGTGGTCTCCCCCTATTCCCAGCCGGTAGGCGACGAAAAAGGAGTAGCCCATCTGCAGGGTACCGATCAGTACGCCGGGAATAATACCGGAGAGGAACATGCCCCCCACCGAAAGTCCCGCGGTGGCTGCATAGATGATCATCATCAGGCTTGGCGGAATAATGTTTCCCAGGGTGGACGATGCCGCGGTAATCCCTGCGGTAAAGCCTCTGGGGTAGCCCGCTTTTACCTGGGCCGGTATCAGCACCGATCCCACGCCGCTGGTGTCCGCCGAGGAGACCCCGGAAATTCCGGCAAAGATCATGCTTACAACGACGTTTACATGGGCCATGCCCCCTTTCAGGTGTCCCACCAGGGCGTCGGAAAAGTCGATCAGTCTGCGGGAAATCCCCGTCTCGTTCATCAGCTGGCCAACCACCATGAAAAAGGGAACCGCCAGCAGGGGAAAATTGTTCAGTCCCACCCAGATCCGCTGAACAACAATGGTCAGTGGAACGTGTCCTTCAAAGACGATCGCCAGGGTGGATGATATGAACATCGCAAAGGCGATGGGTACGCGGATCAGGCATAAAAGAATAAACGATAAAAACAATACCCATAACATAGCTTACTGCTCCCCGCTTTTTCGGCTGTTCCGGATAGTGATCAGGATGCTGTTAATCGTATACAGGGCCATGGTAACACCGGAGACCGGCAGGGCCGCGTATACCCAGGACATCTGCAGCGGTACCTCGATTCCCCTGCGGGTAAAACCGGAGGTAAAATACTCCCAGCCGTACCAGGTCAGCAGAACACAGAATCCCAGGACGATAACGTCGGGAATCAGTTCCGCCACGAGCCGGACCAGGGGATTGCGAAAATTGCCGGGCTCGTACACGGCAATGGTAAAGTGTTTTTTTGTTTTAACGCTTACACAGGCCCCCATCAGGGCGACCCAGAAAAAGATGAACCTGGATCCCTCTTCCGTCCACTGGATCGGGGACTTGATGATAAATCTGCTTATTACCTGCAGAGAAACCACAATAAGCAGGCCTACCAGCATAATGCTTCCGAAGGTTCTTTGGATCTTTTCCAGTTTATCGATGAATTTGTTCACACCGGGACATCCTTTAAAAGGGAAACTCCGGAATGTTCCCGGAGTTTCCCCCTTTTCTGTTACTGTTTCTTGTTTTTGCCTGTTATTTGGCTGCGGCCCGGACCTTCTCCAGAAGATCCTCAAGCCCCAGTTTTTTGGCCATCTGGTCCTGGATCGGTCGGCCTCGTTCCATCAGTGCAGTCTTGTCCGGCCGGGTAACCACCACGTCGTATTTTTCCTGCATCTCCTTGATGGAGGACATATTCTTTTCGGTAATGTAGTCCCGTTCCCAGATCGCTGCGTCCTGGGCGGCTTCTTTGATAATTTCCTGGTATTCCGCGGGAAGATCCTGCAGAACCTTGTCGCTCATGAAAAGACCCATGGGAAGTACCAGGTGGTCTGTCAGGGCAAAGTAGGGTGCCGCTTCGTAGAACTTGTTCATCATTATGCTCACCGGCTCGTTCTCCGCACCGTCAACGACTCCGGCCTGCAGGGCGGAGTAGACCTCGGAATAGGGCAGGGGCGCGGGAATGGCGCCGAATACCGACCAGGTCAGGGAGTTTGCTTCCCCGCCCATTACGCGGATCTTTAAGCCCTCAAGATCGCCGATCTTTTCTATCGGCCGCTCGGCATTAAAGAGCAGACGATAGCCGGAGGTAAAGGTAGAGAGCAGCCGGATGTTGTATTTTTCCTGGCATGCCTGGTCAAGAATCTCGCCTACCTCGCCGTTGAATACCGCGCTGAAGTGCTCTTCATCCTCGAACAGGAAAGGTGCACCGAAAAGGTCCAGCTCCTTTACAAAACCGGTAACATGGGAAAAAGCCGACAGAGAAAGGTCCAGAGTCCCCAGGTTGAGTCCCTCGATCTGCTCGGGGCTGTCCCCCAGCTGGGCCGCGGGATAAATCTTGATCGCCACCGCCCCGTTGGTCCGTTTTTCCACCTCTTCCGCAAAACGCTTTACCCCGAGGTCGTAAGGGTGTCCATCGGACTGGTCGTGTCCGAGCCTCAATACAATCTGTTTTTCTCCCCCTGCTGCTTCCTTTTCTCCTCCGGAATATATCGGAGAGAGAATAACTGCCAGCAGCAGTGCAATGCCTAGTGCCTTCTTTAACATACGTTCCCCCTTGAAAATTGGTATCAGGTACCTGTACCTGCCAGTATCATTCAACCTTGTTGAATTGTCAATATTTTTGTGGGAAATTGTTGGAAGAAAGCATATTCCCCTGGACTTTGTATCCAATATGGGAAAAGGTGCCCTTTAGTTAAAAATATCCAGAAATTTGACGTACTCTGAATGGACCCCGGTAATGCGGTGTTCGATTATTGAATTGAAAAAAATGCTGTCCCCGGGGTTCAGAACATACCTCTGATCGTCCACCTGAAACTCGAGTATCCCCTCCAGCACGAAGATAAGCTCTTCCCCCTCGTGGCTGTGGATCTTGTCGTTCAGCTCTTCCGGACGTACGGTAATGAGTACCGGCTGCATCTTCTTGTGGGGCATCTCCACGGCCAGGGGCAGAATGGAATAGCCGCTTTCGGTGGGGACCGGTGAACGTTCCTCTTTGGCGGCGGGCACAAAGACACAGTCCCGGCTGTTCCCCTCGGCAATCAGGCCGGAAATGTTGGTATGAAGGGCGGAGGCTATCTTTATCAGGGTCGCCACCGGCGGAACCACCTTTCCCCCCTCTATCTTGGAAAGAAGGCTCTTGGTGAAACCGCAGTTGTCCGCCACGTCCTGCAGGGTACGGTGCTGCAGCTTTCTCAGTTTCCGAATGTGTCTGCCGATGGTCTGGGAATCCGGGAGTTTGTGCCTGTCGTTCAATCCGCTTTCCTCATGTATGTGTAGCGATTAGGATGATAGAAAAAAAATACACCTTGTGCAACCCTGTTGAATGCTTTATCCCGATGACATTTAGCTTGACCCGTGGTATATGTTTGTCTATGATTTTAAAAGATTTCAGGTAAAAGGAGTTGTAATTGGTTATGAGGGCAAAGCTTAGTCTTCTTATTATTGCAGTAGTTTTCACCGTTGCCGGCTGTGCCACCTCCGGGGTCACAGTGGAACGGACCGCAGCGGATACCCAGACCGATCTGAGCGGCCGCTGGAACGATACCGACAGCCGTCTGGTCGCCGAGGAGATGATCCGGGACATGAGTTCCCGCCCCTGGCTCGGCGATTTCCGGGCCGCGGAAGGCCGCAAACCGGTACTGATTGTCGGCAGCATCCGGAACAAGAGCTCCGAGCATATCGATACCACCCCCTTCGTCAAGGACATCGAGCGTGAGCTCATCAACGGCGGCCAGGTTACCTTCGTGGCCAACCCCGAAGAGCGGGTCGGTGTACGGGCGGAGAAGGAGGATCAGCAGTTCGAGGCCTCCCAGGAGACCATCAAGCGTCTGGGAGAAGAAACCGGGGCCGATTTCATGCTTATCGGGTCCATAAGCTCCCAGGTCGACGCCATCGAAGGTAAGCGCGCCACCCTGTATCAGGTGGACATGGAGCTTATCAATATCGAAAACATGGAAAAGGTCTGGATCGGTACCAAAAAGATCAAGAAGCTTGTGGAGCAGAGTAAAGTCCGATGGTAGATGCCGGACGCAGTCGGAAGGCCCGGAACCGGGCCTTCCTGCTTGTTGTCGTACTTGTTTTCATCTCCTGTACCACCCGTAACGAACCCTTTGCAGAGATCGACAATGCGGTAAATCAGGGGAATTACGCTCAGGCGGCCCAGGCCATGAGCGGCGACGAGCGATCCACCTACTACCGCGACAAAGACAAGGTACTCTACTACCTCGATGTCGGCATGCTCTACCATTATGCCGGAGACTACGAACTCAGCACGCAGCATCTGAACGAAGCGGAGATCCTCATCGAGCAGTATTTTACCAAAAGCATATCCCAGGCCGCCGGCTCTCTCCTCCTGAACGATAACATTATGGACTACGCCGGCGAGGACTACGAGGATATTTACCTGAATGTCTTCAAGTCCCTGAACTTCCTCTCCCGGGGGGATTTCGACGCCGGATTCGTGGAAGTCCGGAAGGTAAACACCAAGCTCAATCTCCTGGAAGATAAGTATTCCGACCTC contains:
- a CDS encoding acetamidase/formamidase family protein, which gives rise to MDHFSDRMIRHHFLSREEKNIHTRWNRDIPPVLNIKSGDLISMETRDASDGAFTPDSTAADIAARDTGRIHPLTGPVFVEGAGPGDVLKVDILEYELGDWGWSVSGPGKGLLPELLERDYFKAWRYDKESGYAWFNEHVRVKLAPFCGVLGTAPAERGEFRTGPPGKHGGNMDIRYLTAGTSLYLPVWVEGALFSAGDGHAAQGDGEVGISAIETELTVTLRISVVHGESIEEPRYETDHYYATTGIGTTILEAAQKATGYMIDYVCSRYGLEKEEAYVICTAALDLKICETVDLPNYLVAAHLPKEIFLSI
- a CDS encoding aldo/keto reductase, with the translated sequence MKMMKIGKSGIEASALGLGAWAIGGDSNWGPSDDAESIKTIHRARELGITLVDTAPAYGLGHSEEVVGKALKGRRDQYVLATKCGIRWDIDEGGLLMERDGVKIVRNASPARLAEEIEWSLKRLDTDYLDLYIVHWQATEDYPFPISETMGYLMDLKAQGKIRAIGASNLNREQFMEYVNNGQLDLIQEKYSMLDRGVEEKFFGLCKEHGVTFQAYSPLERGVLTGKYGPESTVNMGLAKSKIEWYQKDKLARIQDLKKKWQPLLEKYGCSMTELVLAWTMSQGTGDNVNVLGGARKIPQIEENVGGGNISVDASDLASMRKDVEAIS
- a CDS encoding TRAP transporter large permease codes for the protein MLWVLFLSFILLCLIRVPIAFAMFISSTLAIVFEGHVPLTIVVQRIWVGLNNFPLLAVPFFMVVGQLMNETGISRRLIDFSDALVGHLKGGMAHVNVVVSMIFAGISGVSSADTSGVGSVLIPAQVKAGYPRGFTAGITAASSTLGNIIPPSLMMIIYAATAGLSVGGMFLSGIIPGVLIGTLQMGYSFFVAYRLGIGGDHKFSFKRLWKHSKLAILALFIPIIVIGGIIFGIFTATEASSITVLYALVLALLYREASLKKIYETFKTSLGLFSLSLFCVAAASLWGWVLAFYNIPEMVVEFMGNAGMLDSTYLIFLTVVIIFLVIGTFMDAIPAIIILQPIIGQITATAGINPYHMGIVVVLTLAIGLITPPYGLCLLISADLAELSIAKATRAMVPFYLISLFVLAVAVFLPDLMLWIPRVAMPTYM
- a CDS encoding TRAP transporter small permease, which translates into the protein MNKFIDKLEKIQRTFGSIMLVGLLIVVSLQVISRFIIKSPIQWTEEGSRFIFFWVALMGACVSVKTKKHFTIAVYEPGNFRNPLVRLVAELIPDVIVLGFCVLLTWYGWEYFTSGFTRRGIEVPLQMSWVYAALPVSGVTMALYTINSILITIRNSRKSGEQ
- a CDS encoding TRAP transporter substrate-binding protein; protein product: MLKKALGIALLLAVILSPIYSGGEKEAAGGEKQIVLRLGHDQSDGHPYDLGVKRFAEEVEKRTNGAVAIKIYPAAQLGDSPEQIEGLNLGTLDLSLSAFSHVTGFVKELDLFGAPFLFEDEEHFSAVFNGEVGEILDQACQEKYNIRLLSTFTSGYRLLFNAERPIEKIGDLEGLKIRVMGGEANSLTWSVFGAIPAPLPYSEVYSALQAGVVDGAENEPVSIMMNKFYEAAPYFALTDHLVLPMGLFMSDKVLQDLPAEYQEIIKEAAQDAAIWERDYITEKNMSSIKEMQEKYDVVVTRPDKTALMERGRPIQDQMAKKLGLEDLLEKVRAAAK
- a CDS encoding helix-turn-helix domain-containing protein is translated as MNDRHKLPDSQTIGRHIRKLRKLQHRTLQDVADNCGFTKSLLSKIEGGKVVPPVATLIKIASALHTNISGLIAEGNSRDCVFVPAAKEERSPVPTESGYSILPLAVEMPHKKMQPVLITVRPEELNDKIHSHEGEELIFVLEGILEFQVDDQRYVLNPGDSIFFNSIIEHRITGVHSEYVKFLDIFN
- a CDS encoding penicillin-binding protein activator LpoB, with amino-acid sequence MRAKLSLLIIAVVFTVAGCATSGVTVERTAADTQTDLSGRWNDTDSRLVAEEMIRDMSSRPWLGDFRAAEGRKPVLIVGSIRNKSSEHIDTTPFVKDIERELINGGQVTFVANPEERVGVRAEKEDQQFEASQETIKRLGEETGADFMLIGSISSQVDAIEGKRATLYQVDMELINIENMEKVWIGTKKIKKLVEQSKVRW